The genomic window TGATCACTATATAGCGTACAATTTAGTAAAGGGTAGACACAAATGAATTCCAGCCCTGagcttttttcattatttattactttaaagatcccttttatataatttatttggtcattaataaaacataatacctattatctcTAACAATATTCAAGATATTTCATACTATATCagtggttataattttttttttttaaattattagtaggtatttacttcatataatttatagctacaactaatattataataggtaggtgtATAATGTCATTTTGCATCCTTTTTTCATTCTTAAATCTACTCCtgattttaatgttatgttcAATCTATCATttagtcaataatataatattaaatgattatgtaATTGCATTATGTTTTCTGattgataaacaataaattattataatgatattttttagctTCACTTTCAGTcttcaaacataaatatataagtaaaaaaatataattgaatatcttATAggaaactgaaaaaaaacatattaacttaagtatagaaaatgagttaaaaatacaagtttttattatttcaatcaaaattaaagtattaaaagacAGGAAATCTTTATCAATCAAAACAAATGGGTAcctaatatagaaaaatgttagAACATTAATTAAGAATGATACTAAAATAGAAAGTTGTTTATTCAGTAAGTACCTAAGTACTTTAATTTCAAACCTAAGTAATgtgcatttataaataaattttatttcatacctAAAACACGAGTTGATAGCAAGGTTAATGTGTACATATACATTGGAAACATtggaaaaagaaaatttatctTACCAGAAAAGTGGCAGAATGTATgcaaatgtaaaaacaattgttgCCAATCTTGTACACCAAAGAGATACTTCAACTTTATGTGATATAACATGTTGTTTAAGAGCTTCAATACCCTTTGGTCTAGTTTCACTATCTGTTCCAGCGTCGCCTTCAGCCATGATTGATTGGgcgaatttaaaacttttattgaagaaaactaaaaaataaaactaatatcaatggcataaaaaaaaatttaatccaCTGAAAAGCCTGAGATTTAAAATTCCACTTACCTTTCTCTAATAACTTGAACAAGTCAAAGAAAAATGTTGCAATACACTAGTCTTCAAAAAGACTTCAAAAAAAGTGAATGACGATAATTATTGATTCGATAAATTGGATATGTTATCGGTAAAACGGTGATAAAAGAAACGGGTATtacgattttcaatattttttataaaaacgctTTAATACAACGCCTATAAAAGAGGAACCAACAAAAATGACCACGAGCTGTGGGCAAGTCTTGTGCACCAAGAATTAAGAAAATACGTAAAAGCGATGACAATCAGAACGGTAGAACTTGCGGAGGTCGGGCTGTCGGAGAAACGATGAtaacctgtttttttttaaggacaGCTAGTGACTATAGTGGGCTAGTGGCTGTTATGTAGTTTGTTCACCGATTACGACGTTCACAGTTTAACCATTTTGGGACGCGTTAAAATTCCCTACGATGACTACGTGTCTCTGAATGATGTCTGTTGTGCTAAAAGTTTACAgtgacaaattataataatatagcaatcGGAAATTTGTTCTATGACGAGATGTCATGGCCACACGGGAGTACCGACTACCGGACTACTggacttataagttatatgtaATCTGCATAGTAGGAAATTGGGTACCTAATACTTCTAAGTGTACAAGTGGTATTACTATTGGAGAAGTTACCCaactacttaaaatttaaaatataatggaaaCATTTTTCTGGGCTTATctacttgaaatatttaaaaaaaatttttttatggatgatgtaattgttatataaatattttgttttcaactatgtaggtatttaaaattttaaaattaaaaaatatttgagaataattattatgatacttgAATATTGTCCCCCCaaagttattcttattgtaGCATTgtagcaattaaaaatatcaagaagACACGCGcatgcaattttattattgtgcacAATTCTATTTACGTTATTgcgttttaattgttttaaatccaAATTGTCTGTCTATACCTCGTATAGAGATTTAAGACTTGTTTTTTTGTACTGTGCAGAGGAAGCAAgtcttattttacaatttattcttaaagtGATAATTGATTACCATTCAAAGAGTTCTTCAAGAATttcaggtaaaaaaaaaaattgtttagacaaattatttacctatcaatattataagtacacatttattaagaaaatattctttataggcaaataatactttttatggatatctttgaaatatttttttattaaaatagatgaaaaataaaatatttacaatttgtttacataataatacaatggtttaatcattttacaaGTTTCTACTGTGTGTGACGATGTGTGAAAAGAAGTATCCATTATTGATACTACTTCCAAGTATGAACTcaattttcaatgttattattttgtgtatattttaggtaatattaaagaGATTACGAGGCCATTTTCGCTTAAGGTCTGTCAGCGTTTTGCAGGCAGACGGCGTGAAATAACACACAAACACAAAACCAAGTTAAAAAACACCTAAGCGTAATTAACCATGCTTGCAGTATTCGGTGCGATACTAGTGACTTGACAGTTCATatctaatacatatttaaactcCTACAAAAGTTGTTCTTTTATctgtatgaaaatattgaaagttcTACCTCAGGGATAGCAAATAAGATTTTTACAACGTGCCAATTTATGAcataatccaaaaaaaaattttcaaccgtgccataattatttttatttttattttttttttattattttttacagaaaaatacaaattaaaaatataaaagaaaaattaatgattataatgtagtcgttgtgaaatatatataattaatatgcgcaattgattattcaatttattttatgttacttaaatctataaatatatatggatAAATGAAAGTTTTTCGAGTGACATCGAAAATCTCATGCGTGCCAAACTTAGCACGCGTGCCACTTATTTGCCATCCTTGTCCTACCTAGTCTATTGTACTTgaatagctatataatatgttatatccaAATACCcggtatgttatattatatgtaattcgTGCACGGAAAATGTAGGAGGGTCTGAATAGTCTATTCGGTATGGTGTTAACGAAGAAAActgaagttaaaaattataattgacacCTTAAACAGTTGACATAAAGAAACGAGGTTTTTTGTGTTAGTGAGAACTGAGaggatgtgttaaattgttattttttatggttagTAGTACCATGGTACAACTGTACACTGTagtaccattgattatagaatTGACTGTTATTACCTACACTTATCTAAACGTTTAAAACGTGCTTTTTACCGTCTCAATCGTTGAAACGTGTTTTTATTCGATCTTTCTTTCTGTTTATTTCTAATGAAACTTAATCATTACGTATTACTACATATTTAGTAGATATTtacattcttaaaaaaaaaaaaaaaaatggatgatATAATTCGCAGATCGTTATacgaaaattttgtttttatggttCTCCTTAAGGTTAgtacttaatacataaaaattaatttactttgtacttgaaaattttactgaacgaaatttatggaaaaaaatttaaaatactaataggtaggtacaaggtacttatatttatacaaattataatcgttgtcaatattaaattatataaaaaatagaaatgtatGGTTGCTTAGTAGTATTGCAgagtttagttaaaaaatcttaaaaatcgTACAGCCTACGTCCACAATGTACCTATAGTGTGcatatataatttcatcagACTACAGGCCTTATAAAGGGTGGATAGGtagcttaaaatttttttgttgcaaggaaatatttttgtgatcagtagaaaaaaattcacttGTTTCTTATGAATTTTAGTagcattaaacatttaatgatatgATGATAcccatttacattataataatattggatgttcattatatttacatagtatgaaattactatattataggtaatctaCTATTATTAGACTATGATCTATTGGAATTGGATTAATTACTACTATTACtgggtaggtattattatgaatatcgaCTATTCGTCCGTTAGAAAGATAACCATAATCTATGTTTTCGTAGAAGTTTATCATCGATATTTTCAATTgccattttgataatattcgtgttttaaacatattatattttactggaTAAAAAATTCCTTCTttctacttaataaaataaagtatatattttttttatcatacattcTAAGAATCATAATACCAATATGAgcgtttaaaatagtattgaataattaattattgttttaacgctattattttttaatacttcctACATTTGGTATTGATCCAGAATACCTACCCCTTAAAAATCGTTACGTAAGTTCCCAGCACTAAGCATAGATATCTAATTTTCTTTGAatagcattaaatatttagtaggtaGTGACGTGctcagttttttaatataggaagggataaataataatgctgtgtacaattatgtatttaatgacaatattttattttattagtgtttcgtagtaatagataaaaataaaattaatgtacctacttactgataagtattttttaactattttagaaataataaattagatttttaagttaagaaggttaaatattatatattatatatataatctatttgTTTTGGTTTGGTGTAGGTACAAATAACaactaatttaatgtttagataaaattattaatattataaaaaaaaatgtttttttactcccttatggtatttaaaagaacacgttaaatattcaaataaataaataaattaaaaaaatataattcactttatttattatataaattaataataatcaaaataatcaaaatacaaaatacaaaaacaaattggtgagtttaaattaaaaaaaaaaaaatatttgtatagttgCGGTCATCCGATATGATTATGATTGTCTGATAAAACAGGTCCGGAGCtgagatatatacatatagtatctTGTCCGTGGACAAGATAAGGAATAAaagatttcaaataatatgtgcCATGGTAATCGGTTGTAATCAACAACAATGTAGTTTGTATTAATCACGCTATTGAAAGCTATTATAAGATGATATGTAGAAACAATGGCGGAAAAAAGGCCCAATCCGGGGCAAATATTACAAAGGGTCTGCACTCTGCAGTACCATATTATagcaacattatttttttaaatatatatttcttgttAAATTGCCTCAAAttcaattaaactataatataacaaataactacaaatttattagaattattagataggtaactatctaaaaattcaaaatatttatattgaaataggatttttagaaatcaaaaatatgttaagttcaataaaaaatatgatattattaattggtatTAAGGTAGGTATTAGTGTATTActagttaatagtttattcCTAAAGTAAATACACATATGAGTACCTACATAACACATAAATTCTGGAATAATTAGATAcgagaaatttattttttcaaaccgatataaaaaaaaaaaaaactgggaTAATAAACCATATTAATGATAAGGTGAAAATAGCTCAGTGTGCTTTGTTCATATCGGTttgtttgaaatgtttgaatgtatttattggTAGAAATATAGAATCATTTCCCGTTCTATTTTTGATGtacatagtttaaaaaaaatgtaaaggtTTGAGTACAGAGTAGGGCTTATTCTAAGGATTTTTACCTACTGCCTAACCACACTGAAAAGttagttttatgaaatttatttggattataatttataatacttatccccccttcaaataaattatatattgatatttttttagagtGGAAAAGAGTGGAGTACTTCAGAGTTCCaataatgactaataaataataatcatcaatGCAAAACATGTTATTGTGGGTACTGATAACAGATGAGAGGTATTTAAAATGCCTATATCTTACtcctataattattgtacccAGTTATACGCTAATCGCCTTAAAAATGcagaatttaatgataaataagttatttaaataaaaaaatgtatggagtttattttattgacttaattaataccttaaaaaaattctacacaGTTTTAAGAttctcataattttaatactttactaTAGTAATTGTGTATGTCGCGGTCGTACctcaatgtttattttgttttataattgaaaaataggtTTCTCTTAAAAAtccattgataatttttaaatgggtctattgtaaatcaatattataagttagagAACCGATATAAAAGCGAGTTGTGTGAATTAGAGAAACTATAGAAAATATGagatgtattttgaaaattgttcatCAGCGTCTGTTTAAATGATAACAACAATACTGTacctatttatcataaaaacgagtaattactaattactaatttactattaaataattgatttgattTCAAATTATGCAATCTATACTACTTGCCTCCCATTcttattgtaaacaaaaaggtttaataatatttatatatgtatatgagttgccttctaaaaatgttcatactaATTCTAATGGCTactatatcaacatttttatagttactttaTACATACACAACTAGGTAGTGACTAGTGAACAGTGAACCACTAGTTCATAAATGTCACTAAATTAtactaagtaaataaataaataatgtatgtatacataatattaataaacctatatacatatgtattgtgttaaaattataaaaaaatgagtttacatcaacataataattatatttaatataatggtatTTGTAAAGTCTAACTGGGCTTggaaaaaagtgaaaaaataaaaaatacggcGTTTATGTATACAGACTTTAATGTACCTTAGTTCACGGACAAATCGGCGTTAGTGTACCTAGTGATACTTGTTTGTGCATagtacacaattatatttttatacctgtaAATTGACAACTAGTCAACGAAAACTGTGAAAACCTGCCAATATAAATGTTGACCTAAAAAATGACGACTCAtttacgtaaaataattaaatcgtaCCTATTcccaattgaaaataatactgtaaatTGCAGtacttaatgaaataaaacgatggatttattttaaaggtttCAATGAAATAcacgtattatttaaatcaagtaTAATCTACAAGTTACAGTTTTTGCCGGTGATAATTCTGCAACGTTTTgagttaattatgtatttcgaTATGCCTATTTTAGTTAAACGTGTGATGTTAACGAACCATAATAGTTGCCGGTgcttttaagtaattttatttcgtgagaaaaaaatgtttgaaaactcGACCAAAAAAAGTgatttcgttttaaatttgttactcattaaaaaatgtaactattattaactatcatataaatcaaataaattaatttaattacagaattgattttataatatgagtttTATGAATCCTAAGTATTTTACATCATAACATAAATTGTGGTTGTATAAACTTCTGCAGTGATGACTTATGAGTAATGACTGTAATATTCATAACTGATTACTGTTTAGAATGATTGCTGATTACTATGTTCGTTTATAATGTGAATATTGTGAACCATACATTAAGGTTTTTATAAACTCTATATAGACTACACGTCCAAACGACACTTATaagtcataaactcataataaCGATAACATGAGTCGTAGTTacgaaattgttaaaattagactaatacttaatacttaatagctTGCTTTCTAATTAATggttaattatcaattttttttattgatcacCACTTAAAAACActcaatattctattattgtaAAGTAATCATCGGCGATAGACAATCTATCgtgaaataatgttaataataaattataatagtaagatAGCTGGTTATAAAgacatgtaataatatttttccgtcaattattattcgactaaggtttttctaattatttcaatataatatataggtacatacctaGATACTCGTTTTGAGCGAACagtactaaatacattttatagcattaattcaattttaagaaaaaaattaggttaaataagttgattattaataatttattaaattaatataactaaataactagGAACACAAtcagaatgaaaaaaaatacagtatagTACGTTTTATCTTTtggtttattgtatattaaaaacacgattcaatattacaatagatttaaagttaaaatgcaGTCCAAAGGTATAAATTCGTTcacatatagatattaataataataataattataataataataataataaatatattattaaattaataatcctaAGTCATAATCACAGtagataaacaattaataaagaaaCGTTTTGAGAATATAAGTTAatgttcgaaaaaaaaattcaaacatttatacCATGTACTCTTAACATGTAATAATTcaagtaaaatgtttaaactatacattcagctaaataattaattgttgttttttatcaCCTCGAAGGTCTAATACATCCTGTATCTACTATAGCTATAttcttacatttatatatttataattaatataatatcataataattattagtcacagtatatatttatatcttacaCCTAGtaacaactataaattaatggcAGTATAAGTCTGAATCAAAGAGCCCGGTATTCAATTCACAATAACATCACTCAAACTATGTTATAGgcacaaaatatgtaaaacgatcaaatttgttttgcatatttttttgtacgttACTATTAAGATAATGACtgtcactataagaataaaatgaatatttatatagctgGAAgacagatataaaattaaaatgattattaaaatgtttaacatgtagattatggatattattaatatgatttaggccgttttattgacaataaaaatataacgataataacaataaattaataacaccgTTGTTCTCAGTCATTTGTcaaagaattaaattataaataattaaattcatttttagtgTTTAGTAAGTGCAATTAAACtttgacaatattaattaagtacctaattaaatttatttgtatgtgtATACAATGTTGATTgttataagaaattaatttcatagaaAGTGGTGCTGGcgtagtaaattttaaaaatatggtgtTTGTAatgtttactttatattttattttaaattaaatcataataagtgtataacatataagatacctaataaatattagatacgtACAAAGAAATGTCGAACAtttgttgtgtataataatatactcaactttttttgacaattagatgaaaaaatagaaacgttattgaattaaattaaaagcattttataattgttatgaattatttggaaatattttgatttaatataaataaatttacgtttagtacaaatgttttattcgtattattttgttttctgtcATACTTTGATTTATGATAtgatcttatatattattaggtactatataataatttacatattgaaacaatatcagcattattatttttatatttgtgtgcAATGACTTGATAATGTACTTTAAAATTgagacaaatttaaaacaggcacttgttttaatttcaaatttttctaattaattaatggtaaaaaagtgtttataataggtacatagtaaatttgtttaatgtttgtttatacctacacttataagttattttataaactatgcgtcatattaaattgtattagtaaaaatacaaaaaatataacatcattGTCTATTTGTTAGGTTTTACATCCAGAATTAACTACAGAGGCGGaacattgattattttaagagTGAGCCATAATGGACAATAAACTCAAAAACTCaagattaattaaaacaaatagaaaTTTTACAGCAAATGACAACGACACATAATCAATTGGTGGAGTGAATATGATATCTTCATATCCTCCGAAAATGGTCAAGTATAGACTACCaatataactatagttatGGTTAAGCAATAGTAACTTAGAAAAAtgactttaaatttatctgtAATATAGGTtcgaataaacattttatttgtacattgtatattcAACTTTTAACATGGAAACTAgacataatatctatttaaataaagctaAGCAGCTTATGTAACgtagttatataggtatattatagttggatatcaaaaacgaattattataatatattatatgtaaataatgagCTAAAAACACCACAAcatcaaatgaaaaatgtatcttcGTATAATtcgaaaacaatatatatgaaatattatttatattatatatgtgaatagatcatttattcattacatcttatataaatgtaatgtataccCATCACTACATCAGTTACACATAAAAGTGCGCCgaggcaaaatattttttcacccctaaaggttaaaataatagaaattatactCTTTGTCACTAAAATAGTGTTGTAAGTctcgaaaaaatgtttatgccCTGAAGAAATTGAGACAGTTATCTCTTCAATAGCTACACCACTAACAatatctacaataatattgaaaaattattatttgactcACATGTCCTAAAGTCGAATAGGTTTGATACTTTGATGTTTGAATACCCACCTATAcggttttgaaattattttaaaaatcatagtcttgaaatattttcttttccaacagatcattattttttaaatagtccaCACCTGTACCTTTTCAGCGACAACGCACCAATTTGATTGGTCATAATACGAAGaaataatgtgtaaattatCGGCATGTTTCTCGATCAGCTGGTCGAGTTCACCTTCCCTAAACACATGGTAGTACCTGTGGAATGTTATAGATCCGCCACCGTGTTCAGATAGAGATTCTTGTGAGGTGGATAAGCTACACGTGTCGTCACTCTTGGACATTTCTGGAATCTCAACAGCTGCGTGCTGGCGGACTAGGACGGCGGCCCGCCTAGGATCTGTTTCTTCTGACGATGATCGGCCATCGCATCGTGCCTGTCTCCGATCGGCGAACCTTGTATCCTTACTACAGTCACTCCACGATGTCAGAGAAGTCGTACTCTGTGTAGTGGTATGCGTATCTGCAGTGTCATTAGATTCAAGTGAGTTACCAGGTCGAAGAAGCGATACCTGGCTGCTGGAAACCGTGTCGCGCCTTGAGTCACACTCCAGCTCCAGGGATGCGTGTCGGTCTTCGGCTGACTCTACTGACTTACGATAGAGCCGAGACCGGAATCCCTCCCGGCTCCGCAGGACCTTATCCACAGAGTCTTGCGTTTCAACAGAAATGCTGGGCCGGCGAGGTGCCTCGGATCCAGCCAGTATTTCGATCCGGTGGTAGTCCAGTGATTCGTCTTCTAGCTGTCCGTCGGAAGATGACGGGTCCGACAATATTTCATCAGGTCGCATTAGCTGATGGAAATATTGCATCAGCTCAACTTTTTCAGGTTTGTCTGCTACATCGTCGAGTGCCTTATTTGGGTCTTCTGCTGATTCCATGCCTATTGCTGCCCGCAATTCTTTgtttaatcttttattttcaacataaaaaatCGTTAGCGTCTCAATCAATaactttgatattatataaaatagtagaaaatcataaaaacttaCCTTTCAGCAAAGTCAACGAGATGCTTTTGACATTCCTCGTCCCATGTTTCTGGCAAATCTGAAAGCTCATCCTTGGAACACTTACTGGCCCTTTTATGTTTTGGTATTGAACCAAGACTTGGACTGTTGCGAACTGCCGTCCCTTTGTTAGGATGTTCTTGCAGGCTCCATCGGTTAGTAGGATTAGGTTGATCTTCTTTGAGGTCACGGTCTTCATTTGAACTAGGTCCTTCTGTTAGGCTATGATCAGCTTTTGGACTGAGATCTTCTTTTGGACCGGGATCTTCTTTCGGGCTGGGATCTTCTTTCGGGTTGGGATCTTCTTTCGGAACGGAGTCTACTTTTAAATTGGGATATTTTTTCGGGCTAGGATCTTTTTTCGAGCTAGGATCTTCTTTTGGGCTAGGCTCTTCTTTCGAGCTATCATCTTCTTTAGGGCTAAGATCTTCTTTATTGTTCGaatcttttttaattacgGCAGATTCTGAAGAACATTcttctaaattaatatattccgTTGGGAATTCATCCTCAGGTCTTGCAAGTGTTTTTACATTGAAAGGTTCATCAAATTCGATATCTACAAAAATGTCTTAGGTTATGTactgaagtataatatttataatatttttttttattaatttaatatattaaatttctcaCATTAGAATACATCACGGAGAAAAATCATATGATAGAAACTGTATTAAAAAAGATTTGATAGGAAAAGACGCCAAGAAAAGTTATGGCTTAGACACGACGGTAATtgctaagtaaaatattttaaaatcagaataatagaagaagaaaaaacgtAGAAAAAGAAGTATATGAgggctatatttatttacaggtTTGTTGTTGATAGTTTCAAaaatgagtataaaataaaaattgtttttaatgtacattAATTACCTGTAATTTTGTGTTCATCTTCCACCACTACACTTATAACACTGCTAACAGAATCCGAGGACGAGGATTCAGCATCACTATCCATATCGTCTATTTCTGGATGAAATGTTTCTTCTACTGTTTTAATGAAGTGTCTTCCCCGTAAACCAGAAAAAGTTCGATCTGCTTTTGGAAGACGATTACGTCCagttactaaaaataacaattttttttataacttatgtatGACAAAGATGTATTTGATAAGAATATACCtggtttagtatttaaaagaaGATCTTGAATTTGTTTAAGCTTTTCTGCACTAATTCTTTCTTTAGGCCGTGCATTTTGATCTCCACCTTCACAAACATGATCTCTACGTTCTAATTCTTGATCTTTTTCTTGTTCTCTTTTAAGCTTCATTTCTATAGCTGTTTTCACGGGTGATAATTTGATGGGTTTCAAATTATCATCGATTTGTTGTTCTGTCGATAAATTTAACTGATACGGTTCATTTCCATTCTGAGAGTTGAA from Aphis gossypii isolate Hap1 chromosome 1, ASM2018417v2, whole genome shotgun sequence includes these protein-coding regions:
- the LOC114129672 gene encoding uncharacterized protein LOC114129672 isoform X1, with translation MDRADRLARSLELEKAYVHDTYQEMYQPSQRTKPWPKVTQFLHDLEPGSLVCDIGCGTGKYLSTNPHVFKVGVDRCLRLTEIARSRDSEVLVCDNLTLPFKDCSLDAVLSIAVIHHFSSTERRVCALRELARVLRIGGRIIITVWAMERRHKNFESQDVLMPWHKPCRNFGSESTEFSTTTTTSDEEYISTRKKSNSDSTTSTKMCCERKNKRKEQSNWRKGITSSPSSSSLSSPGTETCYSFVRKAIQKLAGSTKRGKVSSKPWFVSSWTSLYGTELPSVLRSDPEGCETCNEDVLNVPIELRRMEDSPDSMPIFNRTPTHKSKSLSDIKNTTEKRMVRSRSSIPELEKSMPLTHSKPKLVKQKQSLCDEDAEEDRDKATDMKDLVNKLPQFDVCSGSKRYRYKSNEIKQRSMNEELMSVERLKEKEIVQKNIQRQASLNEELMYSTRTLESIKDTIQLLKTGFTKTFKNPSSQVSDNIKSGLSRMLGYKEGCEEKVSDEKKIEMPVPALVTTTCCDGRRSSREDGSSEDSSKDSLQSDASVDSEDSLSSLASVIFVNATGGSDKTCSPPLVEQQARTAPCTPTAKSQSQYRSSSHPNTPKTAPIHPSHFKLPARFNSQNGNEPYQLNLSTEQQIDDNLKPIKLSPVKTAIEMKLKREQEKDQELERRDHVCEGGDQNARPKERISAEKLKQIQDLLLNTKPVTGRNRLPKADRTFSGLRGRHFIKTVEETFHPEIDDMDSDAESSSSDSVSSVISVVVEDEHKITDIEFDEPFNVKTLARPEDEFPTEYINLEECSSESAVIKKDSNNKEDLSPKEDDSSKEEPSPKEDPSSKKDPSPKKYPNLKVDSVPKEDPNPKEDPSPKEDPGPKEDLSPKADHSLTEGPSSNEDRDLKEDQPNPTNRWSLQEHPNKGTAVRNSPSLGSIPKHKRASKCSKDELSDLPETWDEECQKHLVDFAERLNKELRAAIGMESAEDPNKALDDVADKPEKVELMQYFHQLMRPDEILSDPSSSDGQLEDESLDYHRIEILAGSEAPRRPSISVETQDSVDKVLRSREGFRSRLYRKSVESAEDRHASLELECDSRRDTVSSSQVSLLRPGNSLESNDTADTHTTTQSTTSLTSWSDCSKDTRFADRRQARCDGRSSSEETDPRRAAVLVRQHAAVEIPEMSKSDDTCSLSTSQESLSEHGGGSITFHRYYHVFREGELDQLIEKHADNLHIISSYYDQSNWCVVAEKVQVWTI
- the LOC114129672 gene encoding serine-rich adhesin for platelets isoform X2 — protein: MDRADRLARSLELEKAYVHDTYQEMYQPSQRTKPWPKVTQFLHDLEPGSLVCDIGCGTGKYLSTNPHVFKVGVDRCLRLTEIARSRDSEVLVCDNLTLPFKDCSLDAVLSIAVIHHFSSTERRVCALRELARVLRIGGRIIITVWAMERRHKNFESQDVLMPWHKPCRNFGSESTEFSTTTTTSDEEYISTRKKSNSDSTTSTKMCCERKNKRKEQSNWRKGITSSPSSSSLSSPGTETCYSFVRKAIQLAGSTKRGKVSSKPWFVSSWTSLYGTELPSVLRSDPEGCETCNEDVLNVPIELRRMEDSPDSMPIFNRTPTHKSKSLSDIKNTTEKRMVRSRSSIPELEKSMPLTHSKPKLVKQKQSLCDEDAEEDRDKATDMKDLVNKLPQFDVCSGSKRYRYKSNEIKQRSMNEELMSVERLKEKEIVQKNIQRQASLNEELMYSTRTLESIKDTIQLLKTGFTKTFKNPSSQVSDNIKSGLSRMLGYKEGCEEKVSDEKKIEMPVPALVTTTCCDGRRSSREDGSSEDSSKDSLQSDASVDSEDSLSSLASVIFVNATGGSDKTCSPPLVEQQARTAPCTPTAKSQSQYRSSSHPNTPKTAPIHPSHFKLPARFNSQNGNEPYQLNLSTEQQIDDNLKPIKLSPVKTAIEMKLKREQEKDQELERRDHVCEGGDQNARPKERISAEKLKQIQDLLLNTKPVTGRNRLPKADRTFSGLRGRHFIKTVEETFHPEIDDMDSDAESSSSDSVSSVISVVVEDEHKITDIEFDEPFNVKTLARPEDEFPTEYINLEECSSESAVIKKDSNNKEDLSPKEDDSSKEEPSPKEDPSSKKDPSPKKYPNLKVDSVPKEDPNPKEDPSPKEDPGPKEDLSPKADHSLTEGPSSNEDRDLKEDQPNPTNRWSLQEHPNKGTAVRNSPSLGSIPKHKRASKCSKDELSDLPETWDEECQKHLVDFAERLNKELRAAIGMESAEDPNKALDDVADKPEKVELMQYFHQLMRPDEILSDPSSSDGQLEDESLDYHRIEILAGSEAPRRPSISVETQDSVDKVLRSREGFRSRLYRKSVESAEDRHASLELECDSRRDTVSSSQVSLLRPGNSLESNDTADTHTTTQSTTSLTSWSDCSKDTRFADRRQARCDGRSSSEETDPRRAAVLVRQHAAVEIPEMSKSDDTCSLSTSQESLSEHGGGSITFHRYYHVFREGELDQLIEKHADNLHIISSYYDQSNWCVVAEKVQVWTI